The Sinorhizobium fredii USDA 257 genome has a segment encoding these proteins:
- a CDS encoding LysR family transcriptional regulator, with protein MKEKATLDNTTCKKNLRTAFIMLNLSRLQLLHELSVLGTISAVARSLNLTRPAVSQQLSLLEKELGLVLFERSGRGVRWTSAGERLLAGIGGILQAVNEVEADLARTAQTVTGDLRIAAFGSAAATIIPQAITQLAKQHPSLEIFFNEMEPGDGLKATATKQVDIAIVDDLTGTENFAHQLDFQPLYIDPFKAVVSVDHRLAGTGRKSVELWELAQEKWALNQSAIGYQTFIVNACHAEGYTPQIMSSCRNIAATLEFVRTGSFVTVLPGLATHNILLDPDFRCLDLRPVTQRRLFSAFAKGSKARPAISAALEAFEHACSIFIDHR; from the coding sequence GTGAAAGAAAAGGCGACGCTTGATAACACTACATGTAAGAAAAACTTACGGACTGCGTTTATCATGCTCAATCTCTCACGGCTGCAACTTCTTCATGAGCTCTCGGTCCTTGGCACGATTTCGGCGGTTGCAAGATCCCTGAACCTGACGCGGCCCGCTGTCTCGCAGCAACTCTCTCTCCTTGAGAAGGAGCTTGGCCTCGTTCTGTTCGAGCGCTCGGGGAGAGGTGTACGCTGGACATCGGCCGGCGAGCGTTTGTTGGCCGGCATTGGCGGAATACTTCAGGCCGTGAACGAAGTAGAAGCGGATCTCGCGCGAACTGCACAAACGGTGACCGGCGACTTGCGTATCGCTGCATTCGGTTCAGCAGCTGCAACTATCATCCCACAAGCGATTACCCAGCTGGCAAAACAGCACCCCTCGCTGGAGATCTTTTTCAACGAAATGGAGCCGGGTGACGGCCTCAAAGCGACTGCGACGAAGCAGGTCGACATCGCAATCGTAGACGATCTAACTGGGACGGAAAACTTCGCGCACCAGCTGGACTTCCAGCCCCTTTACATCGACCCCTTTAAAGCCGTTGTTTCAGTCGATCACAGATTAGCGGGCACTGGACGAAAGTCGGTCGAACTATGGGAACTTGCCCAGGAAAAATGGGCCCTGAACCAATCAGCCATTGGCTATCAGACGTTCATCGTGAACGCGTGCCATGCGGAGGGATATACGCCACAAATCATGTCGAGCTGCCGCAACATTGCAGCGACATTGGAGTTTGTGCGAACCGGAAGCTTCGTTACCGTTCTTCCAGGTCTTGCGACGCACAATATACTGCTCGATCCCGATTTTCGGTGCCTGGACCTACGCCCTGTAACACAGCGGCGACTTTTTTCGGCATTCGCAAAGGGAAGCAAAGCTCGGCCCGCCATTTCTGCTGCATTGGAAGCGTTCGAACACGCATGTTCGATATTCATCGATCATCGATGA
- a CDS encoding NAD(P)-dependent oxidoreductase: MTTVAFIGVGRMGSRMALRLLDAGHVVHVFDPNTAATAELAVKGAVVEASPSAAAAPAMFVLSSLPSPATLRDAITGENGILKKVAAGATVIDFSTVDASTTKAIAAQCEAKGVHFMDAPVSGGVAGASAGTLLVMAGGSQDVLDAARPVLGPIAGRIVHCGPVGSGQLTKLAHNLLTAINTVALGEVLSASVKSGANLSVLTEVLSGGLAGSKMLDYLPKTLFTEERPANFALDLMHKDISLCLEEFSAYPMPLGQMVRQIYNMARAEGLGGKDSTSVAEVFENLLKVELRLPASA; encoded by the coding sequence ATGACTACGGTTGCTTTTATTGGTGTTGGTCGGATGGGTTCGAGAATGGCGCTTCGCCTACTCGATGCAGGTCATGTGGTCCACGTTTTTGATCCCAACACGGCGGCTACCGCTGAGCTTGCTGTAAAAGGCGCTGTCGTTGAGGCATCGCCGAGTGCCGCCGCCGCGCCAGCCATGTTTGTTCTCAGCAGCCTGCCGAGTCCTGCCACTCTTCGCGACGCCATTACCGGCGAGAATGGTATCCTCAAGAAAGTGGCCGCGGGCGCTACGGTTATCGACTTCAGCACAGTCGATGCATCGACAACCAAGGCCATTGCAGCACAGTGCGAAGCGAAGGGCGTTCACTTCATGGACGCGCCGGTCAGCGGCGGTGTCGCCGGCGCCAGCGCCGGGACTCTTCTGGTTATGGCTGGCGGAAGCCAAGACGTTCTCGATGCAGCCCGCCCGGTCCTCGGCCCGATCGCCGGCCGCATTGTGCATTGCGGCCCTGTCGGTTCTGGCCAACTGACCAAACTCGCCCATAACCTCCTGACGGCAATCAATACCGTTGCCCTAGGCGAAGTGCTTTCCGCCAGCGTCAAATCCGGCGCGAACCTATCTGTTCTGACGGAAGTCCTGTCCGGCGGACTCGCGGGCAGCAAGATGCTCGACTACCTCCCAAAAACGCTTTTCACCGAAGAGCGTCCTGCAAACTTCGCACTCGATCTGATGCACAAGGACATCTCCCTGTGCCTCGAGGAGTTCTCGGCTTACCCCATGCCGCTCGGTCAGATGGTCCGCCAAATCTACAATATGGCACGCGCCGAAGGT